A stretch of Corallococcus macrosporus DNA encodes these proteins:
- a CDS encoding TonB-dependent receptor domain-containing protein: MSSPRAVPLVLALVLLSGATARAQGVPSGTSAPRAVEVDVHATDAGQALSAEDAARLGLSADAGDATLVPPSLTADSTAAWPEGLEGTPGEVELELLVDVEGRVAEVKVTRAASEPRLTDAALAAAPGLRFTPATLGGTPVAVRLPFVYRFTPPVQVPASTTHLTGEVRARGTRRPLVDAALFLDGALQPAATTDTQGRFALDVTPGSHTLEVRAPGHATTAFTETLTQGQTLQVVYRLQPREVNPYETVVRDERPRTEVTRISLHEQEIREVPGTLGDPFRVVMLMPGVGSLASGISYPVVRGSQPAATGFFLDGVRIPMLYHLLLGPAVIHPDFIDTVDFYPGTPPVQYGRVLGGAVEGRLSRPREDRLHFTAYADLLNAGGFIEQPFESTGTSVSLAGRVSYSALLISLAANAFQSEEAEQLRAGFWDYQARVEQKVGRGRLRLFALGSSDDVGVAPELRDSADGGGVVSRFHRIDLRGTHPVAGGEGEVGVTFGWDGLGLNGERTRDTGQELIREKVGEYSLQQASVSARAGWRRVLTSSLELAVGADVEHRRSATTLMGTARPPGWRPSDEVDPLKRPSALATFSGAYASATWKPSERWVVTPGLRVDAYHLVPGMTFTAVEPRLSVRHTLTDTLTLKGGAGLFHQPPTVLVHVPAIDTASLRYGLQSGAQFDVGAEWKAFEGLELSADAFFNPLSRAVEFDLVDVAENRRRRGSLGEDPATTGYAYGFDLMARHPLGRHWFGWVSYSFLQSKRKTRFARIGDDNRVLETVEGTLPFAFEQAHTLNAALSYKFGNNWTVGTVVHFNTGRPETGQITSQTQRWVTNPDGTNEWVRQDLDRTQRLSSFFRVDARIAKSWAYQDFTLDASLDVLNLSAQQEVVGYEYRFEGGDYEGSPHKDIRPVRAPIRIPVILPLFGLKATY; encoded by the coding sequence ATGTCCTCCCCCCGCGCCGTCCCCCTGGTGCTGGCCCTCGTGCTGCTGTCCGGCGCGACCGCTCGCGCGCAGGGCGTTCCCTCTGGCACCAGCGCGCCTCGCGCCGTGGAGGTGGACGTCCATGCCACCGACGCGGGCCAGGCCCTCTCCGCCGAGGATGCCGCGCGCCTGGGTCTTTCGGCCGACGCGGGCGACGCGACGCTCGTGCCTCCCAGCCTCACCGCCGACTCGACTGCCGCGTGGCCTGAAGGCCTGGAGGGCACGCCGGGCGAGGTGGAGCTGGAGCTGCTGGTGGACGTGGAGGGCCGCGTCGCGGAAGTGAAGGTGACTCGCGCTGCCTCCGAGCCGCGCCTCACCGACGCGGCGCTCGCCGCCGCACCGGGCCTGCGCTTCACCCCGGCCACGCTGGGCGGCACGCCCGTGGCGGTGCGCCTTCCCTTCGTCTACCGCTTCACCCCGCCCGTGCAGGTCCCCGCCTCCACCACGCACCTCACCGGTGAGGTGCGCGCACGTGGCACGCGCCGGCCCCTCGTGGATGCCGCGCTCTTCCTGGACGGCGCGCTCCAGCCCGCCGCCACCACCGACACCCAGGGCCGCTTCGCGCTCGATGTGACGCCGGGCTCTCACACGCTGGAGGTCCGTGCTCCGGGCCATGCGACGACGGCGTTCACGGAGACGCTGACGCAAGGCCAGACGCTCCAGGTCGTCTACCGGCTCCAGCCTCGCGAGGTGAACCCCTACGAGACGGTCGTGCGCGACGAACGTCCTCGCACGGAGGTCACCCGCATCAGCCTGCATGAGCAGGAGATCCGTGAGGTGCCCGGCACGCTGGGCGATCCGTTCCGCGTGGTGATGCTGATGCCCGGCGTGGGCAGCCTTGCGTCTGGCATCAGCTACCCGGTGGTGCGCGGCAGCCAGCCGGCGGCGACGGGCTTCTTCCTGGACGGTGTGCGCATCCCCATGCTGTACCACCTGCTGCTCGGGCCCGCGGTCATCCACCCGGACTTCATCGACACCGTGGACTTCTATCCGGGCACGCCGCCGGTGCAGTACGGCCGCGTGCTGGGCGGCGCGGTGGAAGGGCGCCTCAGCCGTCCCCGCGAGGACCGGCTGCACTTCACCGCCTACGCGGACCTGCTCAACGCGGGTGGCTTCATCGAGCAGCCCTTCGAGTCCACCGGCACCAGCGTCAGCCTCGCGGGCCGCGTGAGCTACTCCGCGCTGCTCATCTCACTGGCGGCCAATGCCTTCCAGAGCGAGGAGGCGGAGCAGCTTCGCGCGGGCTTCTGGGACTACCAGGCGCGCGTCGAGCAGAAGGTGGGCCGGGGCCGGCTGCGCTTGTTCGCGCTCGGCAGCTCCGACGACGTCGGCGTGGCACCGGAGCTGCGGGACAGCGCGGACGGCGGCGGCGTCGTGTCGCGCTTCCACCGCATCGACCTTCGCGGCACGCATCCGGTGGCGGGCGGCGAGGGCGAGGTGGGCGTCACGTTTGGCTGGGACGGCCTGGGCCTCAACGGCGAGCGGACGCGCGACACCGGACAGGAGTTGATCCGCGAGAAGGTGGGCGAATACAGCCTCCAGCAGGCGAGCGTCTCCGCTCGCGCGGGTTGGCGTCGCGTGCTGACGTCCTCGCTGGAGCTGGCCGTGGGCGCGGACGTGGAGCACCGCCGCTCCGCCACCACGCTCATGGGCACGGCTCGGCCTCCGGGCTGGCGCCCCTCTGATGAAGTGGATCCGCTCAAGCGGCCCAGCGCGCTGGCCACCTTCTCCGGTGCGTATGCGTCCGCGACCTGGAAGCCGTCGGAGCGGTGGGTGGTGACTCCAGGACTGCGTGTGGATGCGTACCACCTGGTGCCGGGCATGACCTTCACCGCCGTGGAACCGCGCCTGTCCGTGCGCCACACGCTGACGGACACCCTCACGCTCAAGGGCGGCGCGGGCCTGTTCCATCAGCCGCCCACCGTGCTCGTGCATGTGCCCGCCATCGACACCGCGAGCCTGCGCTATGGCCTCCAGTCCGGCGCGCAGTTCGACGTGGGCGCGGAGTGGAAGGCCTTCGAAGGACTGGAACTGAGCGCGGATGCGTTCTTCAACCCGCTGTCCCGCGCGGTGGAGTTCGACCTGGTGGACGTGGCGGAGAACCGCCGCCGCCGGGGCAGCCTGGGCGAGGACCCCGCCACCACCGGCTACGCCTACGGCTTCGACCTGATGGCTCGTCACCCGCTGGGCCGCCACTGGTTCGGCTGGGTGTCGTACAGCTTCCTGCAGAGCAAGCGGAAGACGCGCTTCGCTCGCATCGGCGACGACAACCGCGTGCTGGAGACCGTGGAGGGCACGCTGCCCTTCGCCTTCGAGCAGGCCCACACGCTCAACGCCGCGCTCAGCTACAAGTTCGGCAACAACTGGACCGTGGGCACGGTGGTGCACTTCAACACCGGCCGCCCGGAGACGGGGCAGATCACCTCGCAGACGCAGCGCTGGGTGACGAACCCGGACGGGACGAACGAATGGGTGCGGCAGGACCTGGACCGCACGCAGCGGCTGTCGTCGTTCTTCCGCGTGGACGCGCGCATCGCGAAGTCGTGGGCCTACCAGGACTTCACCCTGGATGCGTCGCTCGACGTGCTCAACCTCTCCGCGCAGCAGGAGGTGGTGGGCTACGAGTACCGCTTCGAGGGCGGCGACTACGAGGGCTCTCCGCACAAGGACATCCGCCCCGTGCGCGCCCCCATCCGCATCCCCGTCATCCTCCCCCTCTTCGGCCTCAAGGCGACCTACTGA
- a CDS encoding sensor histidine kinase — protein MWLTVVAGLPAVVVSLALLWTGDFTAKVRWTLSVLVVGVHAGACLAVRERVVRPLHTVAGLLAALREGDYSVRGRGGRAGDPLGEVMLEVNALGDTLREQRLGALEAGALLGQVMEAIDVAVLAFDAAGTLKLVNRAGARLVGLPRAQLLGQHADALGWGELLEGPAPRRLTRVFAQQDGGPYELWRGTFREGGQPHQLVVLTDLRLALREEEREAWRRLVRVLSHEINNSLTPIHSIADALRDTVAQVPRPADWEEDTLHGLGIIARRAEALSRFMSAHARLARLPPPTLGAVEVEPWVRRVVALEPRRPVAVRPGPVLTVSGDGDQLEQLLINLVRNAVDAVLSEGGTGGVWVSWAVHTPGAVEVWVEDEGPGLSDTANLFVPFFTTKPQGNGIGLALSRQIAEAHGGSLRLENRTDGRGCRARLRLPLDAPRA, from the coding sequence ATGTGGCTCACCGTCGTCGCGGGCCTGCCCGCGGTCGTCGTGTCGCTCGCGCTGCTGTGGACGGGGGACTTCACCGCGAAGGTGCGCTGGACGCTGTCCGTGCTCGTGGTGGGCGTCCACGCCGGAGCCTGTCTCGCCGTCCGCGAGCGCGTCGTGCGGCCCCTGCACACCGTCGCGGGACTGCTGGCCGCCCTGCGGGAAGGGGACTACTCCGTGCGCGGCCGGGGCGGACGCGCGGGGGATCCGCTGGGCGAGGTGATGCTGGAGGTCAACGCCCTGGGCGACACCCTGCGCGAACAGCGCCTGGGCGCACTGGAGGCCGGCGCGCTCCTGGGCCAGGTGATGGAGGCCATCGACGTCGCGGTGCTCGCCTTCGACGCCGCCGGCACCCTCAAGCTGGTGAACCGCGCGGGCGCCCGGCTCGTGGGCCTGCCGCGCGCGCAGCTCCTGGGACAGCACGCGGACGCCCTCGGCTGGGGTGAGCTGCTGGAAGGCCCCGCCCCCCGCCGCCTCACGCGCGTCTTCGCGCAGCAGGACGGCGGCCCCTACGAACTCTGGCGAGGCACCTTCCGCGAAGGCGGCCAGCCGCACCAGTTGGTCGTGCTCACCGACCTGCGTCTGGCATTGCGCGAGGAGGAACGCGAAGCCTGGCGCCGGCTGGTCCGCGTGCTCAGCCACGAGATCAACAACTCCCTCACCCCCATCCACTCCATCGCGGACGCCCTCCGGGACACCGTCGCCCAGGTGCCGCGCCCCGCGGACTGGGAAGAGGACACCCTGCACGGCCTGGGCATCATCGCGCGCCGCGCGGAGGCCCTGTCGCGCTTCATGTCCGCCCACGCCCGGCTCGCGCGCCTGCCCCCGCCGACCCTGGGCGCCGTCGAGGTGGAACCCTGGGTGCGGCGCGTGGTGGCCCTGGAGCCGCGCCGTCCCGTCGCCGTGCGCCCTGGCCCCGTCCTCACCGTGTCCGGAGACGGCGACCAGTTGGAGCAACTGCTCATCAACCTGGTGCGCAACGCCGTGGACGCGGTCCTGTCGGAAGGAGGCACGGGCGGTGTCTGGGTTTCCTGGGCGGTGCACACGCCCGGCGCCGTGGAGGTCTGGGTGGAGGACGAAGGCCCCGGCCTCTCCGACACCGCGAACCTCTTCGTGCCCTTCTTCACCACCAAGCCGCAGGGCAACGGCATCGGCCTGGCGCTCAGCCGGCAGATCGCCGAAGCCCACGGGGGCAGCCTGCGCCTGGAGAACCGCACCGACGGCCGGGGCTGCCGAGCGAGGCTCAGGCTCCCGCTGGACGCTCCGCGCGCGTGA
- a CDS encoding sigma-54-dependent transcriptional regulator: protein MSEPAASAPRPTRILVADDQPDVLEALRLLLKRDGYTVVSAQSPAGVKATLDAEDVDLVLMDMNYARDTTSGREGLDLLGELRARDALLPVVVMTAWGSVEGAVEAMRLGARDYVQKPWDNTRLLATLRTQLELSRALKRGRRLEEENQHLRREQGGRSPLVGESRAMQPVRRLIERVAPSAAPVLVTGEHGTGKEVVARLIHAASSRADRPFVAVNSGGLSEGVFESELFGHVKGAFTDAKTDRIGCFELADGGTLFLDEIGNMPLTQQAKLLRVLQTGELHPVGSSRTRRVDVRVVSATNVDLGKAVVEGRFREDLLYRLNTVEVQLPPLRERREDIPLLAAHFLAAQGQRYGRPNIHLAPGALEALIAYPWPGNVRELEHAVERALLMAVGDRVEAEDLLLKRTGSASGGTTRLEEMTLEEVERYLIERALGRHDGNVSEAAKALGLSRSALYRRLQYYGIKGAR from the coding sequence GTGTCCGAACCCGCCGCTTCCGCCCCGCGTCCCACCCGCATCCTCGTCGCCGACGACCAGCCGGACGTGCTGGAGGCGTTGCGGCTCCTTCTCAAGCGCGACGGCTACACGGTCGTGAGCGCGCAGTCCCCCGCGGGCGTGAAGGCCACGCTGGACGCGGAGGACGTGGACCTGGTGTTGATGGACATGAACTACGCGCGCGACACGACGTCCGGGCGCGAGGGCCTGGACCTGCTGGGCGAGCTGCGCGCGCGGGATGCCCTGCTGCCCGTGGTGGTGATGACGGCGTGGGGCAGCGTGGAGGGCGCGGTGGAGGCGATGCGCCTGGGCGCGCGCGACTACGTGCAGAAGCCCTGGGACAACACGCGCCTGCTGGCCACGCTGCGCACGCAGCTGGAGCTGTCCCGGGCGTTGAAGCGCGGCCGACGGCTGGAGGAGGAGAACCAGCACCTGCGCCGAGAGCAGGGTGGACGCTCGCCGCTGGTGGGCGAGTCGCGGGCGATGCAGCCGGTGCGCAGGCTCATCGAGCGGGTGGCGCCGTCGGCTGCGCCGGTGCTGGTGACGGGCGAGCACGGCACGGGCAAGGAGGTGGTGGCGCGGCTCATCCACGCGGCCAGCTCGCGCGCGGACCGGCCCTTTGTCGCGGTGAACTCCGGCGGCCTGTCCGAGGGCGTCTTCGAGAGCGAGCTCTTCGGCCATGTGAAGGGCGCCTTCACGGACGCGAAGACGGACCGCATCGGCTGCTTCGAGTTGGCGGACGGCGGCACGCTCTTCCTGGACGAGATTGGGAACATGCCGCTCACGCAGCAGGCGAAGCTGCTGCGGGTGCTCCAGACGGGAGAGCTGCACCCGGTGGGCTCGTCGCGGACGCGGCGCGTGGACGTGCGCGTGGTGAGCGCGACGAACGTGGACCTGGGCAAGGCGGTGGTGGAGGGGAGGTTCCGCGAGGACCTGCTCTACCGGCTCAACACGGTGGAGGTGCAGCTGCCGCCGCTGCGGGAGCGGCGGGAGGACATCCCGCTGCTCGCGGCGCACTTCCTGGCGGCACAGGGCCAGCGCTACGGCCGACCCAACATCCACCTGGCGCCGGGTGCTCTGGAGGCGCTCATCGCGTACCCCTGGCCCGGCAACGTGCGTGAGCTGGAGCACGCGGTGGAGCGCGCGTTGTTGATGGCGGTGGGGGACCGGGTGGAGGCGGAGGACCTGCTGCTCAAGAGGACCGGGTCCGCGAGCGGAGGGACCACGCGCCTGGAGGAGATGACGCTGGAGGAGGTGGAGCGCTACCTGATTGAGAGAGCCCTCGGCCGGCACGACGGCAACGTGAGCGAAGCAGCGAAGGCGCTGGGCCTGTCACGCAGCGCGCTCTACCGCAGGCTCCAGTACTACGGCATCAAGGGCGCCAGGTGA
- a CDS encoding ABC transporter permease — protein MEHLLGDLRYAWRSLKNAPGFVAVAVLTLALGIGANSAVFSVVKGVLLTPPPFAQPEQLVMLAPNFEAFGLKEVSNSVPEYRDLTTHTRAFASLAAFRPDNMTLTGGETPRRLRVVAATASFLPTLGVTPVLGRGFTQEEETPGQDGVVVLTDGAWRLHFAKDPEVLGRTLRLDGVPRTVVGVLPPGGVYPEDTEVLLPFAPTPEQAEESRRGNRFLSVMARLKPGVTLDAARADLVRMGNARPSELVSQYQRWGWSMSVKSLEDQVVGGVRETLWLLWGAVGFVLLVACSSVANLLLARAVSRGREVSIRAALGAGRTRLVAQFLTESVVLSLVAGAVGLLLALWGTDALVATVGDSLPRAQGVKLDVASVLFTLAVSVLTGVLFGLVPALQASRADLHAAMREGARATGSHRTGRLRAALVVAQVSLALVLLVGAGLFVKSFLALQRVDAGFVSDGVLAGELALPKAQYAERAKQVAFQQALLPRIQALPGVEAAGLTNILPLGGSSDNSFDIEGRPRQPGEQWKAVEYRAVTPGYLRALRVNLRQGRLLEDSDGADAPWAVVINRSFASLFWPQGDAVGQRVKLHGNDTQWATVVGIVDDLREWGLDVPSRPAAYYALSQLPSGYMGLAVRVKSGNPEALRAQVEAEVRAVDADLPLFDVSPLTRRMDQSTGPRRLSALVMGLFAGVALLLASLGLSGVIAFSVSQRTRELGIRMALGAARGDVLRLVLAQGLRLSLTGVAVGLGLSLGLARLLGSLLYGVSADDPWTFGGVALLLTGVALGASWLPARRATRVDPIIALRAD, from the coding sequence ATGGAACACCTGCTCGGTGACTTGCGCTACGCGTGGCGCTCCCTGAAGAACGCCCCCGGCTTCGTGGCGGTGGCGGTGCTGACGCTGGCACTGGGCATCGGCGCGAACAGCGCCGTGTTCAGCGTGGTGAAGGGCGTGCTCCTCACGCCGCCGCCTTTCGCCCAGCCCGAGCAGTTGGTGATGCTCGCGCCGAACTTCGAAGCCTTCGGTCTCAAGGAGGTGTCCAACTCGGTGCCGGAGTACCGGGACCTGACCACGCACACGCGGGCCTTCGCGTCGCTGGCGGCCTTCCGGCCGGACAACATGACGCTCACCGGGGGAGAGACGCCCCGGCGCCTGCGCGTCGTCGCGGCCACGGCGTCCTTCCTGCCCACGCTGGGCGTCACGCCGGTGCTGGGCCGGGGCTTCACGCAGGAGGAGGAGACGCCGGGCCAGGACGGGGTCGTCGTGCTCACGGACGGCGCGTGGCGCCTGCACTTCGCGAAGGATCCGGAGGTGCTGGGGCGCACGCTGCGGCTGGACGGGGTGCCGCGCACGGTGGTGGGCGTGCTGCCTCCGGGCGGCGTCTACCCGGAGGACACGGAGGTGCTGCTGCCCTTCGCGCCCACGCCGGAGCAGGCGGAAGAGTCCCGGCGCGGCAACCGCTTCCTCAGCGTGATGGCGCGGCTCAAGCCCGGGGTGACGCTGGACGCGGCGCGCGCGGACCTGGTGCGCATGGGCAACGCGCGGCCCTCGGAGCTGGTGAGCCAGTACCAGCGGTGGGGCTGGTCCATGAGCGTGAAGTCGCTGGAGGACCAGGTGGTGGGCGGCGTGCGGGAGACGCTGTGGCTGCTCTGGGGCGCGGTGGGCTTCGTGCTGCTGGTGGCGTGCTCCAGCGTGGCGAATCTCCTCCTGGCGCGGGCGGTGTCGCGGGGCCGCGAGGTGTCCATCCGCGCGGCGCTGGGCGCGGGCCGGACGCGGCTGGTGGCGCAGTTCCTCACGGAGAGCGTGGTGCTGTCGCTGGTGGCGGGCGCGGTGGGGCTGCTGCTGGCGCTGTGGGGCACGGACGCGCTGGTGGCCACCGTGGGGGACAGCCTGCCGAGGGCCCAGGGCGTGAAGCTGGACGTGGCCTCCGTGCTCTTCACCCTGGCGGTGTCGGTGCTCACGGGCGTGCTCTTCGGGCTGGTGCCCGCGCTCCAGGCCAGCCGCGCGGACCTGCACGCGGCGATGCGCGAGGGCGCTCGGGCCACGGGCAGCCACCGCACGGGCCGGCTGCGCGCTGCGCTGGTGGTAGCGCAGGTGTCGCTCGCGCTGGTGCTGCTGGTGGGCGCGGGGCTGTTCGTGAAGAGCTTCCTCGCGCTCCAGCGTGTGGACGCGGGCTTCGTGTCCGACGGCGTGCTCGCCGGAGAGCTGGCGCTGCCCAAGGCGCAGTACGCGGAGCGGGCGAAGCAGGTCGCCTTCCAGCAGGCCCTGCTGCCGCGCATCCAGGCGCTGCCGGGCGTGGAGGCCGCGGGGCTCACGAACATCCTCCCGTTGGGGGGCTCCTCGGACAACAGCTTCGACATCGAGGGGCGACCCCGTCAGCCGGGCGAGCAGTGGAAGGCGGTGGAGTACCGCGCCGTCACCCCCGGCTACCTGCGCGCGCTGCGCGTCAACCTGCGGCAGGGCCGGCTGCTGGAGGACTCGGACGGAGCGGACGCGCCGTGGGCGGTGGTCATCAACCGCTCCTTCGCGAGCCTCTTCTGGCCCCAGGGTGACGCCGTGGGGCAGCGGGTGAAGCTGCACGGCAACGACACGCAGTGGGCCACGGTGGTGGGCATCGTGGACGACCTGCGCGAGTGGGGCCTGGACGTGCCCTCGCGTCCGGCGGCGTACTACGCGCTGTCGCAGCTGCCGTCCGGGTACATGGGCCTGGCGGTGCGCGTGAAGTCCGGCAACCCGGAGGCGCTGCGCGCCCAGGTGGAGGCGGAGGTGCGCGCGGTGGACGCGGACCTGCCGCTGTTCGACGTGTCTCCGCTCACGCGGCGGATGGACCAGTCCACGGGCCCGCGGCGTCTGTCCGCGCTGGTGATGGGGCTGTTCGCGGGCGTCGCGCTGCTGCTCGCGTCGCTGGGGCTGTCGGGCGTCATCGCGTTCTCGGTGTCGCAGCGCACGCGGGAGCTGGGCATCCGCATGGCGCTGGGCGCGGCGCGGGGGGACGTGCTGCGGCTGGTGCTGGCGCAGGGCCTGCGGCTGTCGTTGACGGGCGTGGCGGTGGGGCTGGGCCTGTCGCTGGGGCTGGCGCGGCTGCTGGGCTCGCTCCTGTATGGCGTGTCGGCGGATGACCCGTGGACGTTCGGCGGGGTGGCGCTGCTGCTCACCGGGGTGGCGCTGGGGGCGTCGTGGCTGCCGGCTCGACGGGCGACGCGCGTGGACCCCATCATCGCGCTCCGGGCCGACTGA
- a CDS encoding ABC transporter ATP-binding protein yields the protein MTTMTNDRDAKVVAPGAVPGKALLQLDGLTKVFETEEVETHALSNIQLTIRQNEWVAIVGPSGSGKSTLLAVLGLLDTATRGSYLLDGKSVLDLSPTDRAKVRNQHIGFIFQSFNLIGDLTVFENVELPLTYRGLPAQERKQRVERALERVGMAHRARHLPGQLSGGQQQRVAVARAVAGDPLILLADEPTGNLDSKNGEAVMQLLSDLHKAGSTICMVTHDPAHARIATRTVSLFDGRVVQDEQLR from the coding sequence ATGACGACGATGACGAACGACCGCGACGCGAAGGTTGTGGCCCCGGGCGCGGTGCCGGGCAAGGCGCTGCTCCAGCTCGACGGGCTCACCAAGGTGTTCGAGACGGAGGAGGTGGAGACGCACGCCCTCTCCAACATCCAGCTCACCATCCGCCAGAACGAATGGGTGGCCATCGTGGGCCCGTCCGGCTCCGGCAAGTCCACGCTGCTCGCGGTGCTGGGGCTCCTGGACACCGCCACGCGCGGCAGCTACCTGCTGGATGGCAAAAGCGTGCTGGACCTGTCGCCCACGGACCGGGCGAAGGTGCGCAACCAGCACATCGGCTTCATCTTCCAGAGCTTCAACCTCATCGGCGACCTCACCGTCTTCGAGAACGTGGAGCTGCCGCTCACCTACCGAGGCCTGCCCGCGCAGGAGCGCAAGCAGCGCGTGGAGCGGGCCCTGGAGCGCGTGGGCATGGCGCACCGGGCGCGTCACCTGCCGGGGCAGCTCTCCGGCGGTCAGCAGCAGCGCGTGGCGGTGGCGCGCGCCGTGGCGGGCGACCCCCTCATCCTCCTGGCGGACGAGCCCACGGGCAACCTGGACTCGAAGAACGGCGAGGCGGTGATGCAGCTTTTGTCCGACCTGCACAAGGCGGGCTCCACCATCTGCATGGTGACGCACGACCCGGCGCACGCGCGCATCGCCACGCGCACGGTGAGCCTGTTCGACGGCCGCGTCGTGCAGGACGAACAGCTTCGCTGA
- a CDS encoding HlyD family secretion protein has product MRLAMHRAVDIPKARKPRRKPYLLAAVGLAALVAVTVGLSRLRPAAPTVDKASVWLDTVKRGPLVRQVKGTGSLVPESIRWLTADTAGRVERIHVRPGATVTAGTVLLELSNPDVQLQALEAERQLASAEGDFLELRETLQTQRLSQQATVAALTAEASDATRRSQANTALFQKSFVGDLETRQTQEKAQEASQRLELERQRLDVMSQSLRQRLASQQEQVERLKAVARFRRQQVESMKVLAGEDGVLQELPLELGQWVTPGVLLAKVVKPERLKAELRIAETQARDILPGLKAQVDTRNGIVEGTVARVAPAASQGTVRVEVSLPDALPKGARPDLTVEGTVELERLDDVLSVGRPAGAQAESTLALFRLLPGGDEAVRIPVKLGRGSVNAVEVVQGLAEGDQVVLSDMTAWDAVERVRLR; this is encoded by the coding sequence ATGCGGCTCGCTATGCACCGGGCCGTGGACATCCCGAAGGCTCGCAAGCCGCGCCGCAAACCCTACCTCCTGGCCGCCGTGGGCCTCGCCGCGCTCGTGGCGGTGACGGTGGGCCTGTCCCGGCTGCGCCCCGCCGCGCCCACCGTGGACAAGGCCTCGGTGTGGCTGGACACCGTGAAGCGCGGCCCGCTGGTGCGCCAGGTGAAGGGCACGGGCTCGCTGGTGCCCGAGTCCATCCGCTGGCTCACCGCCGACACCGCCGGCCGCGTGGAGCGCATCCACGTCCGGCCCGGCGCCACCGTCACCGCCGGCACGGTGCTCCTGGAGCTGTCCAACCCGGACGTGCAGCTCCAGGCCCTGGAGGCCGAACGCCAGCTCGCGAGCGCCGAAGGCGACTTCCTGGAGCTGCGCGAAACGCTCCAGACGCAGCGGCTGTCGCAGCAGGCCACCGTCGCCGCCCTCACCGCCGAGGCCTCCGACGCCACCCGCCGCTCGCAGGCCAACACCGCGCTGTTCCAGAAGTCCTTCGTCGGCGACCTGGAGACGCGCCAGACCCAGGAGAAGGCCCAGGAGGCCAGCCAGCGTCTGGAGTTGGAGCGCCAGCGCCTGGACGTCATGTCCCAGAGCCTGCGCCAGCGCCTCGCCTCCCAGCAGGAGCAGGTGGAGCGGCTGAAGGCCGTGGCGCGCTTCCGCCGCCAGCAGGTGGAGTCCATGAAGGTGCTCGCGGGAGAGGACGGCGTGCTCCAGGAGCTGCCGCTGGAGCTGGGCCAGTGGGTGACGCCCGGCGTGCTCCTGGCCAAGGTGGTGAAGCCGGAGCGCCTCAAGGCGGAGCTGCGGATCGCGGAGACGCAGGCGCGCGACATCCTCCCGGGCCTCAAGGCGCAGGTGGACACGCGCAACGGCATCGTCGAGGGCACCGTGGCGCGCGTGGCGCCCGCGGCCAGCCAGGGCACGGTGCGCGTGGAGGTGTCGCTGCCGGACGCACTGCCCAAGGGCGCCCGGCCGGACCTCACCGTGGAGGGCACCGTGGAGCTGGAGCGGCTGGACGACGTGCTGTCCGTGGGCCGTCCAGCGGGAGCGCAGGCGGAGAGCACGCTGGCGCTCTTCCGGCTCTTGCCCGGCGGCGACGAGGCGGTGCGCATCCCCGTGAAGCTGGGCCGGGGCTCGGTGAACGCGGTGGAGGTCGTGCAGGGACTCGCAGAGGGTGATCAGGTGGTGCTGTCGGACATGACCGCGTGGGATGCGGTGGAGCGCGTGAGGCTGCGATGA